In Gossypium arboreum isolate Shixiya-1 chromosome 5, ASM2569848v2, whole genome shotgun sequence, a single genomic region encodes these proteins:
- the LOC108451066 gene encoding probable disease resistance protein At5g63020 — MDFVSPIFDIVPRLWGFGAKRLAHVTHLGRRLEELRTALNDLSDHRDDVKERVEMGVRSQQEMVKKQVERWLSKVEIIELQVIALIHEGNLQDERKCFGCCPRNLQKAYKIGKKVLKKKEEVEELLKKGDFAAVTQRLPAPPASQMVAQFPMENTVGLDSKVEPVWKKIEDGNVGIIGLYGIGGVGKTTLLKKINNEFSIRNHEFDSVIWVTQSKATKSEEFQEIVRRKLEISDDIWQKCSNENDRACEIFRLLSGTRFVLLLDDVQKSFFKSQLTSLGIPLPNKENGSKIIFTTRSEELCGYLGAEERIKVECLPPEQALSLFSMTVGEYILNSHPEIPKLAEIIAARCRGLPLALLTVGTVMASRKSHYDWICAIEMLQNYPSEFSGMGEQVFPPIKFSYDSLTSPIARKCFLYCSIFPENCTISVDELIDLWIGEGLLDEISPRKQGEFIIFTLKLSCLLEGDESMEFVWMHEMIRDMALWLARDEEKNKNKILVARRGRLTDQEFNKWIDSSWVSLWGCSDREVIHYPPTCPNLSTLLIRDTLVNAFPGGFFEFMTGLKALDLSGNQGLVELPPEIGRLRILQYLNLSLTSITKLPTGLANLRNLRCLLLDYTMHLKEIPPREVMSCLSLLQVYSKMNGVMEYFDEVKVPVDDELAFLEVLEGFSHMNKICITIFCHPSVEKIFSSYTKRAFIRKLKLIDCTGLTSLCPINALPNLGKLEIFRCCSLQEIRFPDRGDFHNLRQVHVGVCPLLRNLDCLAYAINLEILTILDCQSMKQVISEETVRDYVFLELKTLSLTCLPSLETICPLPKAFSSPIEIEVSRCPCLRRLPFDDESVDFLKKIRGELKWWEALDWDSDSVKEACSFKFKSTSAPSGKAKEMTASTSKEKTAIAYKG; from the coding sequence ATGGATTTCGTGAGCCCAATCTTTGACATCGTCCCTCGTTTGTGGGGTTTCGGCGCCAAGCGTCTGGCACATGTGACACACCTCGGCAGACGCCTAGAAGAGTTGAGAACTGCACTGAATGACCTTAGTGACCACAGAGATGATGTGAAGGAAAGAGTAGAGATGGGTGTGAGGTCACAACAGGAGATGGTTAAGAAGCAAGTGGAAAGATGGTTGAGCAAAGTAGAAATTATTGAGCTGCAAGTAATTGCCCTTATCCATGAAGGAAATCTTCAGGATGAGAGGAAATGTTTTGGTTGCTGTCCCAGGAATTTGCAGAAGGCCTACAAGATCGGGAAGAAAGtgttaaagaagaaagaagaagtgGAGGAACTGTTAAAGAAAGGGGACTTTGCAGCCGTCACTCAAAGGCTGCCCGCTCCACCAGCCTCTCAGATGGTGGCTCAATTTCCTATGGAGAATACCGTTGGCCTAGACTCCAAGGTTGAACCCGTATGGAAAAAAATTGAGGATGGAAACGTTGGGATTATTGGTTTATACGGAATCGGTGGGGTTGGTAAAACAACCCTCTTGAAGAAAATCAACAACGAATTCTCGATCCGGAACCATGAGTTTGATAGCGTAATTTGGGTTACACAATCCAAAGCAACAAAAAGTGAGGAATTTCAAGAAATCGTTCGGAGGAAATTGGAGATCTCAGATGACATATGGCAAAAGTGTTCAAACGAGAACGACAGAGCGTGTGAGATATTCAGGCTCTTGAGCGGTACAAGGTTTGTGTTGCTATTGGATGATGTGCAGAAGAGCTTCTTCAAATCCCAACTCACCAGTTTAGGCATCCCCTTACCAAACAAGGAAAATGGGTCCAAAATAATATTTACTACCCGTTCGGAGGAGTTGTGCGGTTACTTAGGAGCTGAAGAGAGAATTAAAGTGGAATGTCTCCCACCAGAACAAGCCCTGAGTTTATTTTCGATGACGGTAGGGGAATACATCTTAAATTCTCATCCAGAGATTCCGAAGTTGGCTGAAATTATTGCCGCAAGGTGCAGAGGTTTGCCACTTGCACTGCTCACTGTTGGGACTGTCATGGCTAGTAGGAAGAGTCACTATGATTGGATCTGTGCAATTGAGATGTTGCAAAACTACCCATCAGAATTTTCAGGTATGGGAGAGCAAGTGTTCCCTCCTATCAAGTTTAGCTATGACAGCCTCACCTCTCCCATCGCTAGAAAATGTTTTCTATATTGTTCTATATTCCCAGAGAACTGCACGATAAGCGTCGATGAGCTTATCGACCTTTGGATAGGAGAAGGTCTTTTAGATGAAATAAGTCCACGAAAGCAAGGAGAATTCATTATTTTCACTTTAAAGCTTTCATGTTTGCTGGAAGGTGACGAATCTATGGAATTTGTTTGGATGCATGAAATGATCCGAGACATGGCACTGTGGCTAGCCCGTGACgaagagaaaaataagaacaAGATTTTGGTAGCGAGAAGAGGGAGGCTTACCGATCAAGAATTCAACAAATGGATAGACTCAAGTTGGGTCTCCTTGTGGGGTTGTAGTGACAGAGAGGTCATCCATTACCCACCAACTTGCCCTAACCTCTCGACTCTACTCATAAGAGATACACTGGTCAACGCATTTCCCGGTGGCTTCTTCGAGTTCATGACTGGTCTGAAAGCTTTAGATTTATCGGGTAATCAAGGATTGGTTGAGTTGCCTCCGGAGATTGGAAGATTGAGAATCCTTCAGTACCTAAATTTGTCATTAACAAGCATAACCAAGCTACCTACGGGCCTTGCGAATTTGAGAAACCTGAGGTGTTTGTTATTAGATTATACTATGCATCTTAAAGAGATCCCACCAAGGGAGGTGATGTCTTGTCTTTCACTGTTGCAGGTATATAGTAAAATGAATGGGGTGATGGAATACTTTGATGAAGTGAAAGTTCCAGTTGATGATGAACTTGCTTTCTTGGAGGTGTTGGAGGGATTTAGTCACATGAATAAGATTTGTATCACCATATTTTGTCACCCCTCTGTTGAAAAGATATTCAGCTCATACACCAAACGAGCATTCATTAGAAAATTAAAACTAATCGATTGCACGGGATTGACTTCACTATGTCCTATCAATGCATTACCAAATTTAGGGAAACTTGAGATATTTCGTTGTTGTTCACTTCAAGAAATCAGATTTCCAGATCGGGGTGACTTTCACAACCTTCGTCAGGTTCACGTAGGTGTTTGCCCACTGTTGCGGAACCTGGATTGCCTTGCTTATGCTATAAATCTTGAGATCCTCACAATTCTCGACTGTCAGTCTATGAAACAAGTTATAAGTGAGGAGACAGTACGAGACTACGTCTTCTTAGAGCTAAAGACGCTTTCTTTGACTTGTTTGCCAAGTCTGGAAACCATCTGTCCCTTGCCCAAAGCCTTTTCTTCTCCGATAGAGATCGAAGTATCTCGGTGCCCATGTTTGAGGCGACTTCCATTTGACGATGAAAGTGTAGATTTCTTGAAGAAAATCAGAGGAGAATTAAAGTGGTGGGAAGCTTTGGATTGGGACAGTGACTCTGTGAAGGAGGCCTGTAGCTTCAAATTTAAATCCACCTCTGCACCCTCAGGAAAGGCCAAAGAAATGACCGCTTCCACTAGCAAGGAAAAAACAGCCATTGCTTATAAGGGTTAG
- the LOC108451067 gene encoding disease resistance protein SUMM2-like, with translation MDIVSPILNIIPGLWDFSVRHVAHVKHLRKRLEELRTAMDELSDHRDDVRERVKMGVRSKQEMVTKRVKRWLSKVETIEQQVIALIHEGNLQVERKCLGCCPRNLQTAYKIGKEVLKKTAEVKELLNNGDFATVTKRLPTRPSPPTPPRRPQLVAQFPMENTVGLDSKVKDVWEKIEDGNVGIIGLYGIGGVGKTTLLKKINNEFSIRNHEFDSVIWVTQSKATKVQEFQDIVRRKLEISDDIWQKCSNENDRACEIFGLLRGTRFVLLLDDVRKSFFKSQLTSLGIPLPNKKNGSKIIFTTRSEELCGYLGAQERIKVECLQSEQALSLFSMTVGDHILNSNPEIPKLAEIVSARCSGLPLALLTVGSVMASRKSYHDWICAVEMLQSYPSEFSGMGDQVFPPIKFSYDSLTSPIARKCFLYCSIFPENCTISVDELIDLWIGEDLLDGTRPREQGEFIISTLKLSCLLEGDESMEFVWMHEMIRDMALWLARDKEKNKNKVLVARSGRLTDQEFHKWIDSTWVSLWGCRDRDIIHYPPICPNLSTLLIRDTLVKAFPGGFFEFMTVLTALDLSGNQGLVELPPEIGRLRFLKYLNLSLTSITKLPTGLANLRNLRCLLLDYTMHLTKIPPREVMSCFSLLQVYSKMNGVTEYFDEVKVSVDDELAFLDVLGGFRHMNKICITLFCHPSVEKIFSSYTIQECIRKLKLIDCTGLTSLCPNYALPNLGKLEIFRCCSLQEIRKPDWGEFHNLRQVHVGVCPLLPNLTCLAYARNLEILTILDCQSMKQVISEEEIVGDEVFPKLKTLSLTCLPSLETICCLPKSFSSPIEIEVSRCPCLRQLPFDDESVDFLKKIRGELEWWAALDWGSDFVKDACSFKFKSISAPSGNAKEMTASTSKEKTASGSKS, from the coding sequence ATGGATATCGTGTCCCCAATCCTTAACATCATCCCTGGTTTGTGGGATTTCAGTGTCAGGCATGTGGCGCATGTCAAACACCTCCGCAAACGCCTAGAAGAGTTGAGAACTGCAATGGATGAACTCAGTGACCACAGAGATGATGTGAGAGAAAGAGTAAAGATGGGTGTGAGGTCCAAACAGGAGATGGTTACGAAGCGAGTGAAAAGATGGTTGAGCAAAGTAGAAACTATTGAGCAGCAAGTAATTGCCCTTATCCATGAAGGAAATCTTCAGGTTGAGAGGAAATGTCTTGGCTGCTGTCCCAGGAATTTGCAGACAGCCTACAAGATCGGGAAGGAAGTGTTAAAGAAGACAGCAGAAGTGAAGGAACTGTTAAACAATGGGGATTTTGCAACCGTCACTAAAAGGCTGCCCACCCGACCATCCCCTCCCACCCCCCCGCGTCGCCCTCAGCTGGTGGCTCAATTTCCTATGGAGAATACCGTTGGCCTAGACTCCAAGGTTAAAGACGTATGGGAAAAAATTGAGGATGGAAACGTTGGGATTATTGGTTTATACGGAATCGGTGGGGTTGGTAAAACAACCCTCTTGAAGAAAATCAACAATGAATTCTCGATCCGAAACCATGAGTTTGATAGCGTGATTTGGGTTACACAATCCAAAGCAACAAAAGTTCAGGAATTTCAAGATATCGTTCGGAGGAAATTGGAGATCTCAGATGACATATGGCAAAAGTGTTCAAACGAGAACGACAGAGCGTGTGAGATATTCGGGCTCTTGAGAGGTACAAGGTTTGTGTTGCTATTGGATGATGTGCGGAAGAGCTTCTTCAAATCCCAACTCACCAGTTTAGGCATCCCCTTACCTAACAAGAAAAATGGCTCCAAAATAATATTTACTACCCGTTCGGAGGAGTTGTGCGGTTACTTAGGAGCTCAAGAGAGAATTAAAGTGGAATGTCTACAATCAGAACAAGCCCTGAGTTTGTTTTCTATGACGGTAGGGGATCACATCTTAAATTCTAATCCTGAGATTCCGAAGTTGGCTGAAATTGTTTCCGCAAGGTGCAGTGGTTTGCCACTCGCACTGCTCACTGTTGGGAGTGTCATGGCTAGTAGGAAGAGTTACCATGATTGGATCTGTGCAGTTGAGATGTTGCAAAGCTACCCATCGGAATTTTCAGGTATGGGAGATCAAGTGTTCCCTCCTATCAAGTTTAGCTATGACAGCCTCACCTCTCCCATCGCTAGAAAATGTTTTCTATATTGTTCTATATTCCCAGAGAACTGCACGATAAGCGTCGATGAGCTTATCGACCTTTGGATAGGAGAGGATCTTTTAGATGGAACAAGGCCACGCGAGCAAGGAGAATTCATCATTAGCACTTTAAAGCTTTCATGTTTGCTGGAAGGTGATGAATCTATGGAATTTGTTTGGATGCATGAAATGATCCGAGACATGGCACTGTGGCTAGCCCGTGACAAAGAGAAAAATAAGAACAAGGTTTTGGTAGCAAGAAGTGGGAGGCTTACCGATCAAGAATTCCACAAATGGATAGACTCAACTTGGGTCTCCTTGTGGGGTTGTAGAGACAGAGACATCATCCATTACCCACCAATTTGCCCTAATCTCTCGACTCTGCTCATAAGAGATACACTGGTCAAGGCATTTCCTGGTGGCTTCTTCGAGTTCATGACTGTTTTGACAGCTTTAGATTTATCGGGTAATCAAGGATTGGTTGAGTTGCCTCCGGAGATTGGAAGATTGAGATTCCTGAAGTACCTAAATTTGTCATTAACAAGCATAACCAAGCTACCTACGGGCCTTGCGAATTTGAGAAACCTGAGGTGTTTGTTATTAGATTATACTATGCATCTTACAAAGATTCCACCAAGGGAGGTGATGTCTTGTTTTTCACTGTTGCAGGTTTATAGTAAAATGAATGGGGTGACGGAGTACTTTGATGAAGTGAAAGTTTCAGTTGATGATGAACTTGCCTTCTTAGATGTGTTGGGGGGATTTAGGCACATGAATAAGATTTGTATCACCTTATTTTGTCACCCCTCTGTTGAAAAGATATTCAGCTCATACACCATACAAGAATGCATTAGAAAATTAAAACTTATCGATTGCACGGGATTGACTTCACTTTGTCCTAACTATGCATTACCAAATTTAGGGAAACTTGAGATATTTCGTTGTTGTTCACTTCAAGAAATCAGAAAGCCAGATTGGGGTGAGTTTCACAACCTTCGTCAGGTTCACGTAGGTGTTTGCCCACTGTTGCCAAACCTGACTTGCCTTGCTTATGCTAGAAATCTTGAGATCCTCACAATTCTCGACTGTCAGTCTATGAAACAAGTTATAAGTGAGGAGGAGATAGTAGGAGATGAAGTTTTCCCAAAGCTAAAGACGCTTTCTCTGACTTGTTTGCCAAGTCTGGAAACCATCTGCTGCTTACCCAAGTCCTTTTCTTCTCCTATAGAGATCGAAGTATCTCGGTGCCCATGTTTGAGGCAACTTCCATTTGACGATGAAAGTGTAGATTTCCTGAAGAAAATCAGAGGAGAATTAGAGTGGTGGGCAGCTTTGGACTGGGGCAGTGATTTTGTTAAGGACGCCTGTAGCTTCAAATTTAAATCCATCTCTGCACCCTCAGGAAATGCCAAAGAAATGACCGCTTCTACCAGCAAGGAAAAAACAGCCAGTGGTTCTAAATCATGA
- the LOC108451069 gene encoding disease resistance protein SUMM2-like, whose amino-acid sequence MGDQVFPPIKFSYDNLTSPIARKCFLYCSIFPENCTISVDELIDLWIGEGLLDGTSPREQGEFIISTLKLSCLLEADESMEFVWIHDMIRDMALWLARDKEKNKNKVLVARSGRLTDQEFNKWIDSSWVSLWGCSDREIIHYPPTCPNLSTLLIRDTLLNAFPASFFEFMTGLTALDLSGNQGLVELPPEIGRLRILQYLNLSLTSITTLPTGLSNLRNLRCLLLNYTMHLKEIPPKEVMSCLSLLQVYSKMNGVMEYFDEVKVSVDDELAFLEVLEGFSYMNKICITIFCHPSVEKIFSSYTKQACIRKLKLIDCTGLTSLCAIHALPNLGKLEIFRCCSLEEIRLSGWFKFHNLRQVHVGVCPLLRNLNYLAYARNVEILTVLDCQSMKQVISEEIEWDEVFPKLKTLSLTCLPSLRTICRLRKCFSSPIEIEVSRCPRLRKLPFDDENVSFLKKIRGEVEWWAALDWYSYSVKEACSFKFKPTSAPSGKAKEMTASTSKKKTAKASKS is encoded by the coding sequence ATGGGAGATCAAGTGTTTCCTCCTATCAAGTTTAGCTATGACAACCTCACCTCTCCCATCGCTAGAAAATGTTTTCTATATTGTTCTATATTCCCAGAGAACTGCACGATAAGCGTCGATGAGCTTATCGACCTTTGGATAGGAGAGGGTCTTCTAGATGGAACAAGTCCACGCGAGCAAGGAGAATTCATTATTAGCACTTTAAAGCTTTCATGTTTGTTAGAAGCTGATGAATCTATGGAATTTGTTTGGATACATGATATGATCCGAGACATGGCACTGTGGCTAGCCCGTGACAAAGAGAAAAATAAGAACAAGGTTTTGGTAGCAAGAAGTGGGAGGCTTACCGATCAAGAATTCAACAAATGGATAGACTCAAGTTGGGTCTCCTTGTGGGGTTGTAGTGACAGAGAGATCATCCATTACCCACCAACTTGCCCTAATCTCTCGACTTTGCTCATAAGAGATACACTGCTCAACGCATTTCCTGCTAGCTTCTTCGAGTTCATGACTGGTTTGACAGCTTTAGATTTATCGGGTAATCAAGGATTGGTTGAGTTGCCTCCGGAGATTGGAAGATTGAGAATCTTGCAGTACCTAAATTTGTCATTAACAAGTATAACCACGCTACCTACGGGCCTTTCGAATTTGAGAAACCTGAGGTGTTTGTTACTGAATTATACTATGCATCTTAAAGAGATCCCACCGAAGGAGGTGATGTCATGTCTTTCATTGTTGCAGGTGTATAGTAAAATGAATGGGGTGATGGAATACTTTGATGAAGTGAAAGTTTCAGTTGATGATGAACTTGCTTTCTTGGAGGTGTTGGAGGGATTTAGTTACATGAATAAGATTTGTATCACTATATTTTGTCACCCCTCTGTTGAAAAGATATTCAGCTCATACACCAAACAAGCATGTATTAGAAAATTAAAACTTATCGATTGCACGGGATTGACTTCACTATGTGCTATCCATGCATTACCAAATTTAGGGAAACTTGAGATATTTCGTTGTTGTTCACTTGAAGAAATCAGATTGTCAGGTTGGTTTAAGTTTCACAACCTTCGTCAGGTTCACGTAGGTGTTTGCCCACTGTTGCGAAACCTGAATTACCTTGCTTATGCTAGAAATGTTGAGATCCTCACAGTTCTAGACTGTCAGTCTATGAAACAAGTTATAAGTGAGGAGATAGAATGGGACGAAGTCTTCCCAAAGCTAAAGACGCTTTCTTTGACTTGTTTGCCAAGTCTGCGAACCATCTGCCGCTTGCGCAAATGTTTTTCTTCTCCGATAGAGATCGAAGTATCTCGGTGCCCACGTTTGAGGAAACTTCCATTTGACGATGAAAACGTAAGTTTTCTGAAGAAAATCAGAGGAGAAGTTGAGTGGTGGGCAGCTTTGGATTGGTACAGTTACTCTGTTAAGGAGGCCTGTAGCTTCAAATTTAAACCCACCTCTGCACCCTCAGGAAAGGCCAAAGAAATGACCGCTTCCACTAGCAAGAAAAAAACAGCCAAGGCTTCTAAATCATGA
- the LOC108450505 gene encoding probable disease resistance protein At5g63020, which translates to MDFVSPIFDIVPRLWGFGAKHVAHVKHLGKRLEELRAAMDDLSDHRYEVKEKVKMGVRTQQEIVTKRVERWLSKVETIEQQVIALIHEGNLQVERKCLGCCPRNLQTAYKIGKKVLKKKEEVEELLKKGDFAAFTLTLSPQMVAQFPMENTVGLDSKVEDVWEKIEDGNVGIIGLYGIGGVGKTTLLKKINNEISIRNHEFDSVIWVTQSKATKVEEFQDIVRRKLEISDDTWQKCSNENDRACEIFRLLNRTRFVLLLDDVQKSFFKSQLTSLGIPLPNKENGSKIIFTTRSEELCGYLGAEERIKVECLPPEQALSLFSMTVGEHVLNSNPEIPKLAEIVSARCSGLPLALLTVGSVMASRKSYHDWICAVEMLQSYPSEFSGMGDQVFPPIKFSYDNLTSSVARKCFLYCSIFPENCTISVDELIDLWIGEGLLDGTSPREQGEFIISTLKLSCLLEADESMEFVWMHDMIRDMALWLARDEEKNKNKVLVARSGRLTDQEFNKWIDSSWVSLWGCSDREIIHYPPTCPNLSTLLIRDTLLNAFPGGFFEFMTGLTALDLSGNQGLVELPPEIGRLRILQYLNLSLTSITTLPTGLSNLRNLRCLLLDYTMHLKEIPPKEVMSSLSLLQVYSKMNGVMEYFDEVKVSVDDELAFLEVLEGFSHMNKICITIFCQSSVEKIFSSYTKRACIRKLKLIDCT; encoded by the coding sequence ATGGATTTTGTGAGCCCAATCTTTGATATCGTCCCTCGTTTGTGGGGTTTCGGTGCCAAGCATGTAGCGCATGTGAAACACCTCGGCAAACGCCTAGAAGAGTTGAGAGCTGCAATGGATGACCTCAGTGACCACAGATATGAAGTGAAGGAAAAAGTAAAGATGGGTGTGAGGACACAACAGGAGATTGTTACGAAACGAGTGGAAAGATGGTTGAGCAAAGTAGAAACTATTGAGCAGCAAGTAATTGCCCTTATCCATGAAGGAAATCTTCAGGTTGAGAGGAAATGTCTTGGTTGCTGTCCCAGGAATTTGCAGACGGCCTACAAGATCGGGAAGAAAGtgttaaagaagaaagaagaagtgGAGGAACTATTAAAGAAAGGGGACTTTGCAGCCTTCACTCTAACCCTGTCCCCTCAGATGGTGGCTCAATTTCCTATGGAGAATACCGTTGGCCTAGACTCCAAGGTTGAAGACGTGTGGGAAAAAATTGAGGATGGAAACGTTGGGATTATTGGTTTATACGGAATCGGTGGGGTTGGTAAAACAACTCTCTTGAAGAAAATCAACAATGAAATCTCGATCCGGAACCACGAGTTTGATAGCGTGATTTGGGTTACACAATCCAAAGCAACAAAAGTTGAGGAATTTCAAGATATCGTTCGGAGGAAATTGGAGATCTCAGATGACACATGGCAGAAGTGTTCAAACGAGAACGACAGAGCGTGTGAGATATTCAGGCTCTTGAACCGTACAAGGTTTGTGTTGCTATTGGATGATGTGCAGAAGAGCTTCTTCAAATCCCAACTCACCAGTTTAGGCATCCCCTTACCTAACAAGGAAAATGGGTCCAAAATAATATTTACTACCCGTTCGGAGGAGTTGTGCGGTTACTTAGGAGCTGAAGAGAGAATTAAAGTGGAATGTCTCCCACCAGAACAAGCCCTGAGTTTATTTTCTATGACGGTAGGGGAGCACGTCTTAAATTCTAATCCAGAGATTCCGAAGTTGGCTGAAATTGTTTCCGCAAGGTGCAGTGGTCTGCCACTTGCACTGCTCACTGTTGGGAGTGTCATGGCTAGTAGGAAGAGTTACCATGATTGGATCTGTGCAGTTGAGATGTTGCAAAGCTACCCGTCAGAATTTTCAGGTATGGGAGATCAAGTGTTTCCTCCTATCAAGTTTAGCTATGACAACCTTACCTCTTCCGTCGCTAGAAAATGTTTTCTATATTGTTCTATATTCCCAGAGAACTGCACGATAAGCGTCGATGAGCTTATCGACCTTTGGATAGGAGAGGGTCTTTTAGATGGAACAAGTCCACGCGAGCAAGGAGAATTCATTATTAGCACTTTAAAGCTTTCATGTTTGTTAGAAGCTGATGAATCTATGGAATTTGTTTGGATGCATGATATGATCCGAGACATGGCACTGTGGCTAGCCCGTGACgaagagaaaaataagaacaAGGTTTTGGTAGCAAGAAGTGGGAGGCTTACCGATCAAGAATTCAACAAATGGATAGACTCAAGTTGGGTCTCCTTGTGGGGTTGTAGTGACAGAGAGATCATCCATTACCCACCAACTTGCCCTAATCTCTCGACTCTGCTCATAAGAGATACACTGCTCAACGCATTTCCTGGTGGCTTCTTCGAGTTCATGACAGGTTTGACAGCTTTAGATTTATCGGGTAATCAAGGATTGGTTGAGTTGCCTCCGGAGATTGGAAGATTGAGAATCCTGCAGTACCTAAATTTGTCATTAACAAGCATAACCACGCTACCTACGGGCCTTTCGAATTTGAGAAACCTGAGGTGTTTGTTACTGGATTATACTATGCATCTTAAAGAGATCCCACCGAAGGAGGTGATGTCTTCTCTTTCACTGTTGCAGGTGTATAGTAAAATGAATGGGGTGATGGAGTACTTTGATGAAGTGAAAGTTTCAGTTGATGATGAACTTGCTTTCTTGGAGGTGTTGGAGGGATTTAGTCACATGAATAAGATTTGTATCACCATATTTTGTCAGTCCTCTGTTGAAAAGATATTCAGCTCATACACCAAACGAGCATGCATTAGAAAATTAAAACTTATCGATTGCACGTGA